One Halovivax ruber XH-70 genomic region harbors:
- a CDS encoding A/G-specific adenine glycosylase, which translates to MSDGEPDETAYGLPADADAVRKALVAWYEADHRSFPWRETDDAYAILVCEVMSQQTQLERVVDAWNAFLDRWPTAQSLAAADRADVVGFWSDHSLGYNNRARYLHEAATQITEEYDGSFPETPTELQELMGVGPYTANAVASFAFNAGDAVVDTNVKRVLYRAFDVPDDDEAFESVARELMPAGASRVWNNAIMELGGVACGKRPRCDEAGCPWRQWCHAYQTGDFTAPDVPTQPSFEGSRRQFRGRVVSVLSEYDELTLDELGPRVRVDYSPDGEYGRDWLRELCLDLADDELLTISDDPGSSEPAETETAASSTQSIFVSLKQ; encoded by the coding sequence ATGAGCGACGGAGAGCCGGACGAGACCGCCTACGGGTTGCCAGCGGACGCCGATGCCGTCAGGAAGGCGTTGGTCGCGTGGTACGAAGCCGACCACCGGTCGTTCCCCTGGCGCGAAACCGACGATGCGTACGCGATCCTCGTCTGTGAAGTGATGAGCCAACAGACGCAGCTCGAACGCGTCGTCGACGCCTGGAACGCGTTTCTCGATCGGTGGCCGACCGCCCAGTCGCTCGCGGCAGCCGACCGGGCCGATGTCGTCGGGTTCTGGAGCGATCACAGCCTCGGTTACAACAATCGCGCCCGTTATCTCCACGAAGCCGCGACCCAGATCACCGAGGAGTACGACGGTTCGTTCCCGGAAACGCCGACCGAACTACAGGAGCTCATGGGCGTCGGTCCGTACACGGCGAACGCAGTGGCCAGCTTCGCGTTCAACGCGGGTGACGCCGTCGTCGACACGAACGTCAAACGCGTGCTCTACCGGGCGTTCGACGTGCCGGACGACGACGAAGCGTTCGAATCCGTCGCACGCGAACTCATGCCGGCCGGAGCGTCGCGCGTCTGGAACAACGCGATCATGGAACTCGGCGGCGTCGCCTGCGGGAAACGACCCCGGTGCGACGAGGCTGGCTGTCCGTGGCGCCAGTGGTGTCACGCCTACCAGACCGGCGATTTCACCGCTCCCGACGTTCCCACGCAACCGAGCTTCGAGGGGAGCCGACGGCAGTTCCGCGGTCGGGTCGTCTCGGTATTGAGCGAGTACGACGAACTCACACTGGACGAACTCGGCCCGCGCGTTCGCGTCGACTACTCGCCGGATGGCGAGTACGGCCGCGACTGGCTCCGCGAACTCTGCCTCGACCTCGCCGACGACGAACTCCTCACGATCAGCGACGATCCTGGATCCAGTGAGCCGGCGGAGACAGAGACGGCAGCATCCTCCACCCAATCGATTTTCGTCAGCCTCAAGCAGTGA
- a CDS encoding PadR family transcriptional regulator, translating to MYDLTGFQRDLLYVIAGKDEPHGLAIKEELEAYYEKEIHHGRLYPNLDTLVDKGLVEKGKRDRRTNFYTLTRRGKRELDARAEWESQYVAHSSPVQ from the coding sequence ATGTACGACCTGACTGGATTCCAGCGCGACCTGCTCTACGTCATCGCGGGGAAAGACGAACCGCACGGGCTCGCGATCAAAGAAGAACTCGAAGCCTACTACGAGAAGGAGATCCACCACGGTCGACTGTACCCGAATCTCGACACGCTCGTCGATAAAGGGCTCGTCGAAAAAGGGAAACGAGACCGCCGGACGAACTTCTATACACTGACACGTCGTGGCAAGCGGGAACTCGATGCCAGAGCGGAGTGGGAGAGCCAGTACGTCGCCCACTCGTCCCCCGTGCAGTAA
- a CDS encoding DUF7528 family protein, which produces MIVDDRSSTLEVRVTGSVFELSESTARALYRALDDALPNEHEFCKTIGIHRDDGRYVVERRGATSSGHRKVFDSFDALGDRYASLPKTITASDLDGPGLSGSRRHAVLWHLIEHPAFDCELDRKQPLTAVKRDV; this is translated from the coding sequence ATGATCGTCGACGATCGGTCTTCCACGCTGGAGGTTCGCGTCACCGGCTCTGTCTTCGAACTGTCCGAGTCGACAGCCAGAGCACTCTACCGGGCGCTCGACGACGCACTGCCGAACGAGCACGAATTCTGCAAAACGATCGGGATCCATCGCGACGATGGCCGATACGTCGTCGAACGCCGCGGCGCGACCTCGAGTGGCCACAGAAAGGTGTTCGACTCGTTCGATGCATTGGGTGACCGTTACGCGTCACTCCCGAAGACGATTACTGCCAGTGACCTCGACGGACCGGGACTGTCAGGCAGTCGGCGACACGCCGTTCTCTGGCACCTGATCGAACACCCCGCGTTCGACTGTGAACTCGATCGCAAGCAGCCGCTTACCGCGGTAAAGCGCGACGTGTAG
- a CDS encoding aminotransferase class III-fold pyridoxal phosphate-dependent enzyme, whose amino-acid sequence MDRDTVEPSVETMPGPRAEKWADYHHQFSAPSTYVYDFVWDTSAPATGPFCTDVDGNVLLDFTSHVAAAPLGYNNPTLRKKLDEFDLPDPTKIAGQDFYVSSDWPPEDSDQPGPTELMDRLTDLTSHYDMDTVFLSNSGAEAVENAIKICYTRGGHRGVTTEGAFHGRTLGALSLNRSKTVQRKGYPEIPGVISIPYPSTDEAYEQRWQTDGPGGNVLADKLHPKQGVIDADELAYVILEPVQGEGGYRPAHPEFARDLQALRERYDVAVIADEIQSGMGRTGKMWGVDHLDLTPDVITSAKGLRVGATISRSDVFPEETGRISSTWGAGDLLASFQGALTIDIIQEQNLLENVQARGRQLRETVVDANLPGVTDVRGPGLMIGVEFDEKERREAVVKAALERGLLTLGCGHRTVRLLPPLDVTEREIDIAADLFEAAAEAADRSVTPAATDGGQ is encoded by the coding sequence ATGGACCGAGATACTGTCGAGCCGTCGGTCGAGACGATGCCCGGCCCACGGGCCGAGAAGTGGGCAGACTACCACCACCAGTTCTCCGCGCCGAGTACGTACGTCTACGACTTCGTCTGGGACACGTCGGCCCCCGCGACGGGGCCGTTCTGTACGGACGTCGACGGGAACGTCCTGCTCGATTTCACCAGTCACGTCGCCGCCGCCCCACTCGGGTACAACAACCCGACCCTCCGCAAGAAACTCGACGAATTCGACCTGCCCGACCCGACCAAGATTGCCGGACAGGACTTCTACGTCAGCAGCGACTGGCCGCCGGAAGACAGCGACCAGCCCGGCCCGACGGAACTCATGGATCGGCTCACCGACCTGACGAGCCACTACGACATGGACACCGTCTTCCTCTCGAACTCCGGCGCGGAGGCGGTCGAGAACGCCATCAAGATCTGTTACACCCGCGGCGGCCACCGCGGTGTGACGACCGAGGGGGCCTTCCACGGGCGGACACTGGGCGCGCTCTCGCTCAACCGCTCGAAGACGGTCCAGCGAAAGGGCTATCCCGAAATTCCGGGCGTCATCTCGATCCCGTACCCGTCGACCGACGAGGCGTACGAACAGCGCTGGCAGACCGACGGCCCTGGCGGCAACGTACTCGCCGACAAACTCCACCCCAAACAGGGCGTCATCGACGCCGACGAACTCGCCTACGTCATCTTAGAGCCAGTCCAGGGAGAGGGCGGCTACCGGCCCGCCCACCCCGAGTTCGCTCGCGACCTGCAGGCGCTGCGCGAGCGCTACGACGTCGCCGTCATCGCCGACGAGATCCAGTCGGGCATGGGTCGAACCGGCAAGATGTGGGGCGTCGACCACCTCGATCTCACGCCCGACGTGATCACCAGCGCGAAGGGACTGCGCGTCGGTGCGACGATCTCCCGGTCTGACGTCTTCCCCGAAGAGACCGGCCGCATCTCCTCGACCTGGGGCGCGGGCGACCTGCTCGCGAGCTTCCAGGGGGCGCTCACGATCGACATCATCCAGGAACAGAACCTCCTCGAGAACGTCCAGGCTCGTGGCCGACAGCTCCGCGAGACGGTCGTCGACGCGAACCTTCCCGGTGTCACGGACGTGCGTGGTCCGGGCCTCATGATCGGCGTCGAGTTCGACGAGAAAGAACGCCGCGAAGCCGTCGTGAAGGCCGCACTCGAACGCGGACTGCTCACGCTCGGCTGTGGTCACCGGACCGTCAGACTCCTCCCGCCACTCGACGTCACCGAGCGCGAGATCGACATCGCCGCCGACCTGTTCGAAGCAGCCGCCGAAGCCGCCGATCGCAGCGTCACTCCCGCGGCGACCGACGGCGGACAGTAA